The following DNA comes from Solanum stenotomum isolate F172 chromosome 11, ASM1918654v1, whole genome shotgun sequence.
TTTAGGGTTAAATACAGATTTAGGTATTGTTCCTGTCACTTGGTCCATGGTTTAGGCCAACATGGAGCGATCGTTACAGCTATGAATTCGATAGAATTCAGTAACTTTATATGTCTCAAATATATAATTCTTGAATAAGCGTGTCATCTTACATGTAATAAGATGTACAttagaatttcttaaaaataatcaaCTACGATATAATTTCAActaattgtatttttctttcatctcaatttatgttGTGAAGTTTGACTTCTTCGTTTTTTAATATCATGGCATCACCCCCTTTGAATTTGCGAAACTACTTCCTCCGGTTGATAACCTAAGGAAGTCAACATATCCGCAACATGATTTGTTCCCGTAAAATAGTGCTTGATGAAAAGACTCTTGTCTTCAACCATCTATTTAATGTCTTtactttatttcaatttgtttgactaGTCGCTGagtttataaaagaaataaattccCTTGAAATTTGTGGACTTAAACAAACCATAGATATTTTAGTGGTTATAGATAATCTTATTAAGATTAAAGTgaaaagtttaaaattatattagtattaaatatgaaaatgagaCATTtgtaggggggggggggggggggcaaatttataaaaaggaaaatataatatgtcATTTAAATTAGAAGGGTGATATAGGGGATTGAATGAATTATGTTAATCACATAATTGTAATTCTTTTTGGTACTAATTAATTATGAGTATTGGTGATATAGGAGCTTTGAATCCTTTCAAATTAGGGAAGAGTAAGCCACTTTTTTTATCTTCCTCAGATTATTATGTACTTTTGAGTTAAGATGAACAAAATGCAGAAAGTTTGCTTGAATAAAAAAGGTTAGGTGATATAGCTTTGATTTTAACATTCCGctactttaattttatttttattctaaataaatcagaaaaaatatttatcttttttttattataaatttcaaaagtctttatgTCTATCTTAAATTATGCACCAATTATAGAAAGtttgaaaattgcaaaaatGCAAAAAAGGAGGACGGAGTGCAAGGTCATATTGTACTATCAAAAAATGGTATATTATTGAAATGTGTTCTTTAACTGACATTTatgcattttaattttgaatgtgcAAGGTACATAAATTTATATAGAATTGGACAATTAGACACATATGTCTAACGTGTTATGGAATGGAAGAAACTagaaagagaaattaaagagagaatGAATGATAACTCCTTGTATTGATTTTTTGTATTGATTCAAATAGAAGAGTACATccctatttataaataattaaggagaatCCTTATTAAAGGAGAATCCtctagatactaaactaaaataaaactaaatattttgcAATTAATGTAAACCCTAAACTTGAAAggaaattaaatactataaaatatttttagactaaaaagaaaaagtaaaaagattCTACCAAATTTCAACATTCCCCCTCAAACTCAAGTTGGTATATCTAACTTGAGTTTGAACACTTAattattcttcaaaaatatcttcTAATAAAATTCATCCTCACATTCTTCTTCTACTAGTAATGCTTGTGATTTATCTTGAGTGTCTTTGAACTTGCACATTTTTGTAACATGACATGTTTGTTTGCAACTTCCGTATACTGCATCAGATCTCCACCAACAGAATTTTTCCaaatgtgttttcttttttcaatatttGCAAGGAGGATaatcaacttttcttttttgatagtTTGCATAAAAGAtaccttcaacaattttatcTTGTCTGAAAGCTCTTCTTTGTTCTTGTGCTTGAAGAGCACTTATCAATTCAACAAGACAGATGGTAGAGAGATCTTTAGACTCTTCCAAAGCAGAGATTTTAGACTCAAATCTCTCGGGAATAGTTACAAGAATCTTTTCAACTATTCTATTATCTTTAAAATCCTCACCAAGCAACCTGATTCTGTTGACAATCAAGGAAATCCTGTCATAATAATTAGTGATAGTCTCACCCTCTTGCATCCTAAGAGATTCAAAATCTCTTTTCAAATTCAGAATTTGATTTTGTCTGCCTCGTTCACTTCCTCGGTACTCCTTCTCAAGTTTTTCCCAAGCTTCTTTTGCTGTCTCACATGCAATGATTTTAGAAAAGATTGAATCTGCAACTGAATTTTGAATTACAATTTTGGCTTTGTGTTTTTTGATTTTCTCTTCTGAGTGAAGTTTGATTTCAGCATCAGAAGATTTTTCAGTGAGTTGTTGTATGGGTTTGTCTTCCATTACAACTTCCCACAAATCATAAGCCTCAAGATAAGACTTCATCTTAACTGCccaaatttgataattttcaccATTAAAGGTTTGTGGGGcattgaaagaaagaatattgCTTGTCATGGTTTGAAAAATAaggtttaaaataatatagattaaAAATTGGTTAAAAGTAGCCCTGCGTTAAAAATAAAAGCACGGGTTAAAATTGGCCCTGCGTTAAAAATAAAAGCACGGGTTAAAAGTGGGTTGAAAATagatatgtattaaaagtggtTGAAAGTTCTTCTTCAACGAATTCACAGA
Coding sequences within:
- the LOC125844425 gene encoding uncharacterized protein LOC125844425, which translates into the protein MKSYLEAYDLWEVVMEDKPIQQLTEKSSDAEIKLHSEEKIKKHKAKIVIQNSVADSIFSKIIACETAKEAWEKLEKEYRGSERGRQNQILNLKRDFESLRMQEGETITNYYDRISLIVNRIRLLGEDFKDNRIVEKILVTIPERFESKISALEESKDLSTICLVELISALQAQEQRRAFRQDKIVEVYGSCKQTCHVTKMCKFKDTQDKSQALLVEEECEDEFY